A single Corticium candelabrum chromosome 16, ooCorCand1.1, whole genome shotgun sequence DNA region contains:
- the LOC134192230 gene encoding TNF receptor-associated factor 5-like yields MGYPFDQFVGKVDENLICSICRDVMTNPVSCQDGHTFCESCITVWLVSHKACPLDRQPLHKRDLIRNLPLRGVIDNLDVHCANGLEVNPLKKRKTSETGHNLQLCPWLGKLKDLEEHTRLCLFELVKCPHTRCVKGMLRRHVEEHALQCRKRSVVCEQCGLEMAFCDLDDHETNECPLAMVPCINSCVTNGCITMIARAHMDDHVTYDCDRAPVPCPFESQGCGAKATRLELSHHLRDGMMEHMLLLQRENKKLKDQLQLISSQMKNEISNLRDEHPNTYIWNISNFSHLIEDYQQGQEIRSPAFWLCGVCWKLRLYPNGATPSHSGYLSLYLERQDDEQNGSTVGNSVVSILFRFTVENPNSDVQRYSVSIDQPFAFTREDRDWGWVAFMRTTEAIQYCHNNMLSIKCVLQLKG; encoded by the exons ATGGGCTACCCTTTCGACCAGTTTGTCGGGAAAGTAGACGAGAATCTTATCTGTTCCATCTG TCGTGATGTTATGACCAACCCAGTAAGCTGCCAGGATGGCCACACATTCTGTGAGAGCTGCATCACTGTATGGCTGGTCTCACACAAAGCGTGTCCTCTAGACAGACAGCCTCTTCACAAACGAGACCTAATCAGAAATCTTCCTCTACGAGGTGTTATTGACAATCTTGATGTGCATTGTGCCAACGGTTTAGAGGTCAATCCTCTTAAGAAAAGGAAGACATCTGAAACTGGGCACAACTTGCAGCTCTGTCCATGGCTAGGAAAACTTAAGGATCTGGAAGAGCACACCAGGTTGTGTCTATTTGAG CTTGTCAAGTGTCCACACACTCGATGTGTTAAGGGTATGCTACGACGACATGTTGAAGAACATGCTCTCCAGTGCCGCAAGCGTTCAGTTGTCTGCGAGCAGTGTGGCTTAGAAATGGCGTTCTGTGATCTAGATGATCATGAGACCAATGAGTGTCCACTAGCTATGGTGCCttgcatcaacagttgtgtTACAAATGGCTGTATTACTATGATAGCAAGGGCTCACATGGatgatcatgtgacatatGACTGTGATAGAGCGCCAGTTCCTTGTCCTTTTGAGTCTCAAG GCTGTGGTGCGAAAGCAACACGATTAGAGCTGAGCCATCATCTTCGAGACGGCATGATGGAGCACATGCTACTGTTAcaaagagaaaacaagaagCTCAAAGATCAGCTACAATTAATAAGTAGTCAGATGAAAAATGAAATATCTAACTTGCGCGATGAGCACCCTAACACATACATTTGGAACATCTCAAACTTCTCTCATTTGATCGAAGATTATCAACAAGGGCAAGAAATTCGAAGTCCTGCATTCtggttgtgtggtgtgtgttggAAGTTGAGATTGTATCCAAATGGCGCAACACCTTCACATTCAGGTTATCTGTCACTTTATTTGGAAAGGCAGGATGATGAGCAGAATGGATCAACTGTAGGAAACTCAGTTGTGTCAATTCTTTTTCG GTTTACTGTTGAAAATCCTAATTCTGATGTTCAGAGATATTCTGTCTCTATTGACCAACCATTTGCTTTCACTCGTGAAGATCGTGATTGGGGCTGGGTAGCATTCATGAGAACAACAGAAGCCATTCAGTACTGCCATAACAATATGTTGTCAATAAAGTGTGTTCTACAACTGAAGGGATGA